One window of Leifsonia sp. AK011 genomic DNA carries:
- a CDS encoding phosphoribosyl-ATP diphosphatase: MKTFDELFSELEQKSAARPEGSRTVELLDGGVHAIGKKIVEEAAEVWMAAEYQTADETAEEISQLIYHLQVLMVAKGLAPTDVWRHL; this comes from the coding sequence GTGAAAACCTTCGACGAACTCTTCTCCGAACTGGAGCAGAAGTCCGCCGCGCGCCCGGAGGGGTCGCGCACGGTCGAGCTGCTGGATGGCGGCGTGCATGCCATCGGCAAGAAGATCGTCGAGGAGGCCGCAGAGGTGTGGATGGCCGCCGAGTACCAGACGGCGGACGAGACCGCCGAGGAGATCTCGCAACTGATCTACCACCTGCAGGTCCTGATGGTCGCAAAGGGGCTGGCGCCCACGGATGTCTGGCGACATCTGTAG
- a CDS encoding FKBP-type peptidyl-prolyl cis-trans isomerase yields MTDSPRTKPEVEFYEGPEPTELVIIDIIEGTGAEAQPGSTVDVHYLGVDFETGEEFDSSWSRGQSIEFPLSGLIKGWQDGIPGMKVGGRRQLICPPALAYGPAGGGHRLSGRTLTFVIDLLGVR; encoded by the coding sequence ATGACCGATTCACCCAGAACCAAGCCAGAAGTCGAGTTCTACGAAGGCCCCGAGCCCACCGAACTCGTCATCATCGACATCATCGAGGGCACCGGCGCAGAGGCGCAGCCCGGCTCGACCGTCGACGTCCACTACCTCGGAGTCGACTTCGAGACCGGCGAGGAGTTCGACTCCTCATGGAGCCGCGGGCAGTCCATCGAGTTCCCGCTCTCCGGCCTGATCAAGGGCTGGCAGGACGGCATCCCGGGCATGAAGGTCGGCGGACGCCGCCAGCTCATCTGCCCGCCGGCGCTCGCCTACGGCCCCGCCGGTGGCGGGCACCGCCTGTCCGGCCGCACGCTGACGTTCGTCATCGACCTCCTGGGTGTTCGCTAG
- the rpe gene encoding ribulose-phosphate 3-epimerase → MVRINPSILAADFVNMERDLRRISTADLVHVDVMDNHFVPNLTFGPQMVTRIQAVSPIPLDVHLMIENVDRWAPEYAKIGAASVTFHAEATEKPVELARALRALGSRAGIALKPGTDAAPYLDDIAEFDQVLVMTVEPGFGGQSFMADMMPKVQQVRDAADAAGSSVWLQVDGGIDLSTIATARSAGADTFVAGSAVYGSGDPDVNIAELRALASGHQHEV, encoded by the coding sequence ATGGTTCGCATCAACCCCAGCATCCTCGCCGCCGACTTCGTGAACATGGAGCGGGATCTCCGACGCATCTCCACAGCCGATCTTGTGCACGTCGATGTCATGGACAATCACTTCGTGCCGAATCTCACCTTCGGCCCGCAGATGGTCACGCGCATCCAGGCCGTCTCGCCGATCCCGCTCGACGTTCACCTGATGATCGAGAACGTGGACCGGTGGGCACCCGAGTACGCCAAGATAGGCGCCGCCTCGGTCACGTTCCACGCGGAGGCCACCGAGAAGCCTGTCGAACTCGCGCGCGCACTCCGAGCACTCGGCTCACGCGCGGGGATCGCGCTCAAGCCAGGCACGGATGCCGCGCCCTACCTCGACGACATCGCCGAATTCGACCAGGTCCTCGTCATGACGGTCGAGCCCGGTTTCGGTGGACAGAGCTTCATGGCCGACATGATGCCGAAGGTGCAGCAGGTTCGGGATGCCGCGGATGCCGCGGGCTCGAGCGTCTGGCTCCAGGTCGACGGTGGCATCGACCTGTCCACGATCGCCACGGCGAGGTCCGCTGGGGCTGACACCTTCGTCGCTGGGTCTGCGGTGTATGGCTCGGGGGACCCCGACGTCAACATCGCGGAGCTGCGGGCCCTGGCATCCGGTCACCAGCACGAAGTCTGA
- a CDS encoding RsmB/NOP family class I SAM-dependent RNA methyltransferase gives MSRVSTARSIALDVILATRESDAYANLLLPVRISRARLSDADIGLATELTYGTLRMQGYYDRVIALAAGRDVSTIDPPVLDVLRLACHQLLSMRVATHAAVDESVELAKTVASRSAVGFTNGVLRTISRTDADTWRERVLATARSGEEALAFEYSHPLWIVRAIRQVLTAEGREAELESALIADNVPPRVSATALPGLSHRVELPGTPAEYSPVGVRLDHGDPSRVPAISEGRARVQDEGSQLAALALSRARPITPGERWLDLCAGPGGKSALLAAEAAAGGATFTANEPVPARAGLVRNALAAVDPTIEVWERDGRQIGADYPGRFDRILVDAPCTGLGALRRRPEARWRKQPSDVAGLGGLQAALLTSALDALAPGGVLAYVTCSPHAAETKAIVASVLRALPNVTRINTQEVLASITSEPLDLPEGEHVQLWPHRHGTDAMFIQLLTKA, from the coding sequence GTGAGCCGGGTCTCGACGGCGCGGAGCATCGCCCTGGACGTCATCCTCGCCACGCGCGAGTCCGACGCCTACGCGAACCTGCTGCTTCCCGTGCGCATCTCCCGCGCCCGGCTGTCCGACGCGGATATAGGGCTCGCGACAGAACTGACCTACGGCACACTACGCATGCAGGGGTACTACGACCGGGTCATCGCCCTCGCCGCCGGTCGGGATGTGAGCACCATCGACCCGCCGGTGCTCGACGTGCTGCGGCTCGCGTGTCATCAGCTGCTCTCGATGCGCGTGGCCACCCATGCCGCGGTCGATGAATCCGTTGAGCTCGCCAAGACCGTGGCATCCCGCTCTGCCGTGGGCTTCACGAACGGCGTCCTGCGCACCATCAGTCGCACCGACGCGGACACCTGGCGCGAGCGCGTTCTCGCCACGGCGCGCTCGGGCGAGGAGGCGCTCGCGTTCGAGTACTCGCATCCGCTGTGGATCGTCCGCGCCATCCGGCAGGTACTGACGGCCGAGGGGCGCGAAGCGGAGCTCGAGAGTGCTCTCATCGCCGACAACGTGCCACCGAGGGTGTCTGCCACAGCTCTGCCGGGTCTCTCGCACCGCGTCGAACTACCGGGCACGCCCGCGGAGTACTCACCCGTTGGTGTGAGGCTCGACCACGGCGATCCCTCACGTGTTCCCGCGATTTCCGAGGGCCGGGCCCGTGTGCAGGACGAGGGGTCGCAGCTCGCCGCTCTTGCGCTCTCCCGTGCACGCCCGATCACGCCTGGCGAGCGCTGGCTCGATCTCTGCGCTGGCCCGGGCGGCAAGTCCGCCCTGCTTGCGGCCGAGGCAGCTGCCGGCGGGGCCACGTTCACCGCCAATGAACCGGTTCCGGCCCGCGCGGGGCTCGTGCGCAATGCCCTCGCTGCGGTCGATCCCACCATCGAGGTGTGGGAGCGTGACGGTCGCCAGATCGGAGCGGACTATCCGGGTCGGTTCGATCGGATTCTCGTCGACGCACCCTGCACGGGGCTGGGAGCCCTCCGCCGCCGTCCCGAGGCGCGCTGGCGCAAGCAGCCGAGCGATGTCGCAGGTCTAGGCGGGCTGCAAGCGGCCCTTCTCACCTCTGCGCTCGATGCCCTCGCGCCGGGCGGAGTGCTCGCGTACGTCACGTGCTCCCCGCACGCGGCGGAGACCAAGGCGATCGTCGCATCCGTGCTCCGCGCTCTTCCGAACGTCACGCGCATCAACACGCAGGAGGTGCTCGCCTCCATCACGTCGGAACCGCTCGACCTTCCCGAGGGGGAGCACGTGCAGCTCTGGCCGCACCGCCACGGCACCGACGCCATGTTCATCCAACTCCTGACGAAGGCCTGA
- the fmt gene encoding methionyl-tRNA formyltransferase, whose amino-acid sequence MRIVFAGSPAAAVPSLEALARSTHEIVAVITREDSPQGRRGTITPTPVAARAEELGLPVIRANRLSGDVADEVIGLRVDLGVIVAYGGLVREPLLSAPRLGWINLHFSLLPRWRGAAPVQHSIIAGDDVTGATVFQLVPELDAGDILATMSTPLGKHRTSGSLLEELSESGAELLVRVVDDLASGSARAKPQVGEVTYAPKLSLADGEIDWTRPAQVVHDLIRGLTPEPGSFTTVDGARLKVLEAAIAHDSPPLAPGEFELRVKSVLVGTGSAPLELLSVHPAGRKAMDAGSWWRGRPARGEVSAS is encoded by the coding sequence ATGAGGATCGTCTTTGCCGGCAGCCCCGCTGCCGCGGTCCCGAGTCTTGAGGCTCTCGCCCGTTCGACGCATGAGATCGTCGCAGTGATCACGCGCGAGGATTCGCCCCAGGGTCGCCGAGGCACCATCACCCCGACTCCCGTAGCCGCTCGCGCCGAGGAGCTCGGCCTGCCCGTGATCCGTGCGAACCGGCTTTCCGGGGATGTCGCGGATGAGGTGATCGGGCTGCGGGTGGACCTCGGTGTGATCGTGGCCTACGGCGGTCTCGTGCGCGAGCCCCTGCTGTCGGCACCCCGACTCGGGTGGATCAACCTGCACTTCTCGCTGCTCCCGCGCTGGCGCGGTGCCGCACCAGTACAGCACTCGATCATCGCGGGCGATGACGTGACGGGAGCCACGGTGTTCCAGCTCGTTCCCGAACTCGATGCCGGTGACATCCTGGCCACGATGTCGACTCCGCTCGGCAAGCACCGCACCTCCGGCAGCCTCCTGGAGGAACTCTCCGAATCCGGCGCGGAACTCCTGGTGCGCGTGGTCGACGACCTCGCCTCGGGGTCCGCGCGAGCGAAGCCGCAGGTCGGCGAGGTCACCTACGCCCCCAAGCTGTCGCTCGCGGACGGCGAGATCGACTGGACACGCCCCGCGCAGGTCGTACACGACCTGATTCGAGGACTCACGCCGGAGCCCGGATCGTTCACGACGGTGGATGGCGCGCGGCTGAAGGTGCTCGAGGCTGCCATCGCGCACGACTCACCGCCGCTGGCGCCCGGCGAATTCGAGCTCCGGGTCAAGTCGGTTCTCGTCGGCACGGGGTCGGCGCCGCTCGAGCTTCTCTCCGTGCATCCCGCGGGCCGCAAGGCGATGGACGCTGGCTCGTGGTGGCGTGGCCGCCCGGCTCGCGGCGAAGTGAGTGCATCGTGA
- a CDS encoding primosomal protein N' — MSAARIARVVVDSPLPQLDRLFDYAIPDTLADQVVPGIRVRVPLRSAGRIADGFVVEVTSGGDYEGTLSALEGVTSPIPVLTPEVWMLARRAADRAAGSASDILRLAVPGRQVRVEKAYLADVGSGPLPVVVAPPIDHYGVGTIESAITERRRLALDAVPRVTQVAENTWVGTWALTLAQAAAATIAAGESAIVVVPDYRDQDQVQAALTSLLPPESIVRLDARQSNPDRYRGFLRCLGPDPLVIVGNRSVVYAPARKLGLIAMWDDGDPLHSEPLAPYVHARDAALLRQEEQGCALIFASHSRSTEVERLVELGWVTAVQPSPRVLPKVVPTAQQAGGDPLAERARIPSSAWRAAREALSQGPVLVQVARPGYSPRLACVDCGQTARCLRCSGPLAQRNQRSVPSCSWCGALAVDWTCSHCEGTRLRPAGAAGTSRTAEDLGRAFPGTRVIVADGEHPVQAVDARPALVIATRGAEPTAAGGYRAVLLLDGEQMIARESLRVAEDCLRWWSNAIALAAPGAPTMLVGVGGALATALVTWQQSAFVRSELADRRALRFPPAVRVATATGTLEAVTRAVEAVDGNPADILGPVDVAPSTVRTIIRFDYSKGAEVAATLRAEVIRSATGRRSAKGGRPTTPLLKVRFDDLEPFLEQ, encoded by the coding sequence GTGAGTGCGGCACGGATCGCGCGGGTCGTCGTCGATTCGCCGCTGCCGCAGCTCGACAGGCTGTTCGACTACGCGATCCCCGACACGCTTGCGGACCAGGTGGTCCCGGGAATCCGGGTACGCGTCCCTCTCCGGTCTGCGGGGCGCATCGCCGATGGCTTCGTTGTCGAGGTGACGAGCGGTGGCGACTACGAGGGCACATTGAGCGCCCTCGAGGGCGTGACCTCGCCGATCCCGGTACTCACACCGGAGGTCTGGATGCTCGCCCGCCGAGCAGCGGATCGCGCGGCCGGTTCGGCCAGCGACATCCTGCGTCTTGCCGTGCCCGGCCGCCAGGTTCGCGTCGAGAAGGCCTATCTCGCTGACGTCGGGTCCGGTCCGCTGCCCGTCGTCGTGGCGCCGCCCATCGATCACTATGGCGTTGGCACGATCGAATCGGCGATCACCGAACGGCGACGCCTGGCCCTCGATGCTGTGCCTCGTGTGACGCAGGTTGCCGAGAACACGTGGGTGGGGACGTGGGCTCTGACGCTCGCGCAGGCGGCCGCTGCCACGATCGCGGCGGGGGAGTCCGCGATCGTCGTAGTTCCCGACTATCGCGACCAGGATCAGGTCCAGGCGGCCCTGACGTCGCTGCTCCCGCCCGAGTCGATCGTCAGGTTGGATGCTCGCCAGTCGAATCCCGACCGCTACCGCGGGTTCCTGCGATGTCTCGGTCCCGACCCGCTAGTGATCGTGGGCAACCGCTCGGTGGTCTACGCGCCAGCACGAAAGCTGGGTCTGATCGCCATGTGGGATGACGGCGACCCCCTGCACAGCGAACCCCTGGCGCCCTACGTCCACGCACGGGATGCGGCGCTGCTCCGGCAGGAGGAGCAAGGATGCGCACTGATCTTCGCGTCGCATTCACGCAGCACCGAGGTGGAGAGACTCGTGGAACTGGGGTGGGTCACCGCCGTCCAGCCGAGTCCGCGGGTCCTCCCGAAGGTCGTACCGACCGCCCAGCAGGCCGGCGGTGATCCGCTCGCGGAACGAGCACGGATTCCCTCGAGTGCGTGGCGCGCCGCACGGGAGGCTCTCAGTCAGGGCCCGGTCCTCGTACAGGTGGCCCGCCCCGGCTACTCGCCGCGCCTCGCCTGCGTCGACTGCGGCCAGACCGCGCGATGCCTTCGATGTTCCGGCCCTCTCGCGCAGAGGAACCAGCGCTCTGTTCCCTCGTGTTCCTGGTGTGGCGCGCTGGCCGTCGACTGGACCTGCTCCCACTGCGAGGGCACGCGTCTTCGACCCGCGGGGGCGGCCGGCACGTCGAGAACGGCCGAGGACCTCGGTCGCGCGTTCCCCGGCACCCGGGTGATCGTCGCCGACGGAGAGCATCCGGTACAGGCGGTGGATGCGCGCCCTGCGCTGGTGATCGCCACGCGCGGCGCGGAACCCACGGCAGCCGGAGGATACCGGGCCGTGCTCCTGCTCGATGGGGAGCAGATGATCGCCCGAGAGTCGCTGAGGGTGGCCGAGGACTGCCTGCGGTGGTGGTCGAACGCGATCGCACTGGCAGCGCCGGGAGCGCCGACCATGCTCGTGGGCGTCGGGGGTGCCCTCGCAACGGCCCTCGTGACGTGGCAACAGTCGGCTTTCGTGCGGTCGGAACTCGCGGATCGCCGCGCGCTGCGCTTCCCGCCGGCCGTGAGAGTCGCGACCGCTACCGGAACGCTCGAGGCGGTCACACGAGCAGTCGAGGCGGTCGACGGCAACCCCGCGGACATCCTGGGGCCAGTGGATGTCGCCCCCTCAACCGTGCGCACGATCATCCGCTTCGACTACTCGAAGGGGGCCGAGGTCGCCGCCACTCTCCGCGCGGAGGTGATCCGCTCCGCGACGGGCCGCCGTAGCGCCAAGGGCGGTCGCCCCACGACCCCGCTGCTCAAGGTGCGCTTCGACGATCTCGAGCCGTTCCTCGAGCAGTAG
- the metK gene encoding methionine adenosyltransferase, giving the protein MSNSLRLFTSESVTEGHPDKICDQVSDSILDALLAEDPHARVAVETLVTTGLVHVAGEVTTSGYVDIPSIVRERITAIGYTSSDVWFDGRSCGVSISIGGQSPDIAQGVNSAYEARENASEDAGDVQGAGDQGIMFGYATRETPELMPLPIWLAHRMAERLAEVRHEGIVDYLRPDGKTQVTIGYEGATPRTANTVVLSTQHSPSVSTAALRAEMEELVIRPVLDRTDLDTSDLRVLINPTGRFEIGGPQGDAGLTGRKIIVDTYGGASRHGGGAFSGKDPSKVDRSAAYAMRWVAKNAVAAGLADRLEVQVAYAIGTAHPVGLYVETFGTAHVAEDAIIAAIDEVFDLRPGAIIRELDLLRPIYAQTATYGHFGRELPDFTWERTNRVEPLRSAAGL; this is encoded by the coding sequence GTGAGCAACTCGCTGCGCCTCTTCACCTCTGAGTCTGTGACGGAGGGGCATCCCGACAAGATCTGCGACCAGGTGAGCGACAGCATTCTCGATGCGCTTCTCGCAGAGGACCCGCACGCTCGTGTTGCGGTGGAGACGCTCGTGACCACCGGCCTCGTGCATGTTGCTGGCGAGGTCACCACATCGGGTTACGTCGACATCCCGTCCATCGTTCGTGAACGCATCACGGCGATCGGGTACACGTCGTCCGACGTGTGGTTCGACGGTCGGTCCTGCGGGGTGTCGATCTCCATCGGTGGGCAGTCGCCCGACATCGCACAGGGCGTGAACTCCGCATACGAGGCGCGCGAGAACGCGAGCGAGGATGCCGGTGACGTTCAGGGCGCGGGCGACCAGGGCATCATGTTCGGCTACGCGACCCGCGAGACCCCCGAGCTCATGCCTCTCCCCATCTGGCTCGCACACCGCATGGCCGAGCGCCTCGCCGAGGTGCGGCACGAGGGCATCGTCGACTACCTGCGGCCGGACGGCAAGACCCAGGTGACCATCGGCTACGAGGGCGCAACGCCTCGAACGGCGAACACGGTCGTACTTTCCACACAGCATTCCCCGAGCGTGTCGACCGCCGCGTTGCGCGCCGAGATGGAGGAGCTGGTGATCCGTCCCGTCCTCGACCGCACCGATCTTGACACGTCGGACCTCCGCGTCCTCATCAACCCGACCGGGCGCTTTGAGATCGGCGGCCCGCAGGGTGACGCGGGTCTCACCGGTCGCAAGATCATCGTCGACACCTACGGCGGGGCTTCCCGTCACGGTGGCGGCGCGTTCAGCGGCAAGGACCCGTCGAAGGTCGACCGTTCTGCCGCATACGCGATGCGCTGGGTCGCCAAGAACGCAGTGGCCGCGGGGCTTGCGGACCGCCTGGAGGTCCAGGTCGCGTACGCGATCGGCACGGCGCATCCGGTGGGGCTGTACGTCGAGACGTTCGGCACGGCGCACGTTGCAGAAGATGCGATCATCGCCGCGATCGACGAGGTCTTCGACCTGCGCCCGGGAGCGATCATCCGTGAGCTCGATCTGCTGAGGCCGATCTACGCTCAGACCGCGACCTACGGCCACTTCGGCCGTGAACTTCCCGACTTCACGTGGGAGCGCACGAACCGCGTCGAGCCCCTGCGCAGCGCAGCCGGACTCTAA
- the coaBC gene encoding bifunctional phosphopantothenoylcysteine decarboxylase/phosphopantothenate--cysteine ligase CoaBC gives MNVVVGITGGIAAYKAVSVVRALVLAGHDVHVVATENALRFVGRPTLEAISRNTVHSDLYEGVAEVRHVAIGQAADLIVVAPATANTIAKLASGLADDLLGNTILASTAPVVIAPAMHTEMWQNPATVANIATLRGRGITVVGPASGQLTGRDSGPGRMSEPDDIVAAALSITRPQDLAGRRITISAGGTREPLDPVRFIGNRSSGRQGVALAEAAAARGAAVTLVTANLEIAAPRGVTIQKVSTTLELEATMAAASTDADVVIMAAAVADYRPETVAEGKIKKETQGDVLDLRLVKNPDILHGLVERRPVGQIIVGFAAETEEDPEALLALARGKVARKGCDLLVVNRVGWSEGFATEGNEVVIIDRAGDIVGEASGSKRSVADHVLDLIARPY, from the coding sequence ATGAACGTCGTCGTCGGAATCACCGGCGGAATAGCGGCGTACAAGGCGGTCTCTGTCGTTCGTGCGCTTGTGCTCGCGGGCCACGATGTCCATGTCGTGGCGACGGAGAACGCGCTGCGGTTCGTCGGACGCCCGACTCTCGAGGCGATCAGCCGCAACACCGTTCACAGCGATCTGTACGAGGGTGTGGCCGAGGTGCGGCACGTCGCGATCGGCCAGGCCGCGGATCTCATTGTCGTGGCACCCGCAACCGCGAACACGATCGCGAAGCTCGCGAGTGGCCTCGCCGACGATCTCCTGGGCAACACGATCCTCGCCAGCACTGCTCCGGTGGTCATCGCGCCAGCGATGCACACGGAGATGTGGCAGAACCCCGCGACGGTCGCGAACATCGCGACCCTGCGCGGCCGGGGCATCACGGTCGTGGGTCCGGCTTCGGGGCAGCTCACCGGACGCGATTCAGGACCGGGCAGGATGTCAGAGCCCGACGACATCGTCGCTGCGGCACTGTCGATCACTCGCCCGCAGGACCTCGCCGGCCGGCGCATCACCATCAGCGCGGGCGGCACGCGCGAGCCCCTCGATCCGGTGCGTTTCATCGGCAACCGTTCGAGCGGGCGGCAGGGCGTGGCACTCGCCGAGGCGGCCGCAGCACGCGGCGCCGCCGTGACCTTGGTGACGGCGAACCTCGAGATCGCGGCCCCGCGGGGCGTCACGATCCAGAAGGTGTCCACGACACTCGAGCTTGAGGCGACTATGGCAGCCGCCTCCACCGACGCGGACGTCGTGATCATGGCCGCTGCCGTGGCGGACTACCGGCCTGAGACCGTCGCTGAGGGCAAGATCAAGAAGGAGACGCAGGGCGATGTACTCGACCTACGTCTCGTGAAGAACCCCGACATCCTGCACGGGTTGGTCGAGCGTCGGCCCGTAGGCCAGATCATCGTTGGGTTCGCGGCCGAGACCGAGGAGGACCCGGAGGCGCTGCTTGCGCTGGCGCGCGGAAAGGTCGCCCGCAAGGGCTGCGACCTTCTCGTCGTCAACAGGGTTGGTTGGTCCGAGGGTTTCGCAACGGAGGGCAACGAGGTCGTCATCATCGATCGTGCCGGAGATATAGTGGGCGAAGCCAGCGGCTCCAAACGATCGGTAGCCGATCATGTTCTCGACCTGATCGCACGTCCGTACTGA
- the rpoZ gene encoding DNA-directed RNA polymerase subunit omega, with amino-acid sequence MTDKHAGIIDPPIDELLSKVDSKYQLVIFASKRARQINDYYADLHEGSLFDNVGPLVDSTIDDKPLSVALHEINEDKLELKRLSGE; translated from the coding sequence GTGACCGACAAGCACGCCGGGATTATTGACCCGCCCATCGACGAGTTGCTCTCCAAGGTCGACTCCAAGTACCAGCTCGTGATCTTCGCGTCGAAGCGCGCCCGCCAGATCAACGACTACTACGCCGACCTCCACGAGGGAAGCCTGTTCGACAACGTGGGCCCGCTCGTCGATTCGACAATCGACGACAAGCCGCTCTCGGTTGCCCTTCACGAGATCAACGAGGACAAGCTCGAGCTCAAGCGTCTCTCCGGCGAGTAA
- the gmk gene encoding guanylate kinase gives MSPRPDPPEVDRVAASKAAVAARRARAAVKQDVSSRRRTALDVATTAWNDTETPEGGLRVRELLTSIPGLGPARADRTLERLGISPRKRLGGLGVRQRERLGEFLEARDTPAPARLTVLAGPTAVGKGTVSGYIREHYPDVLLSVSATTRKPRPGEIDGVHYYFVSDEEFDRKIANNELLEWAVVHNSYRYGTPRPPIDAALAAGRRVLLEIDLQGARSVRRAMPDALLVFLLPPTWEELVRRLTGRGTEDAEEQQRRLDTARVELAAQNEFDARVVNTEVSEAAREVVELMDAPVSARTYSPMAPPERAATPPIEEH, from the coding sequence GTGAGTCCCCGCCCGGATCCGCCAGAGGTCGACAGGGTTGCCGCCTCGAAGGCCGCGGTGGCGGCCCGTCGTGCGCGAGCGGCTGTGAAGCAGGATGTCTCGTCCCGCCGCCGCACAGCGCTCGATGTGGCAACGACCGCGTGGAACGACACCGAGACACCGGAGGGTGGCCTCCGGGTGCGCGAGCTCCTGACGAGCATCCCCGGTCTCGGACCTGCGCGGGCAGACCGCACACTCGAGCGCCTGGGAATCTCGCCGCGCAAGCGGCTGGGCGGCCTCGGCGTGCGGCAGCGCGAACGCCTTGGCGAGTTCCTCGAGGCACGGGACACCCCGGCGCCCGCACGACTCACCGTGCTCGCCGGTCCGACGGCGGTGGGCAAGGGGACTGTCTCCGGGTACATTCGCGAGCACTATCCGGACGTCCTGCTGAGTGTGTCGGCGACCACTCGCAAGCCCCGGCCGGGTGAGATCGACGGCGTCCACTACTACTTCGTGAGCGACGAGGAGTTCGACCGCAAGATCGCGAACAACGAGTTGCTCGAGTGGGCCGTGGTGCACAACTCCTACCGCTACGGCACTCCGCGTCCGCCGATCGATGCCGCCCTCGCCGCCGGCCGCCGCGTTCTGCTCGAGATCGACCTGCAGGGCGCCCGTTCCGTGCGACGTGCCATGCCGGATGCGCTCCTGGTCTTCCTGCTGCCGCCGACCTGGGAGGAACTGGTCCGTCGGCTCACTGGTCGGGGCACGGAGGATGCCGAGGAACAGCAGCGCAGACTCGACACCGCACGCGTCGAGTTGGCTGCCCAGAATGAGTTCGACGCCCGTGTCGTGAACACCGAAGTGAGCGAAGCTGCACGGGAAGTCGTAGAATTGATGGATGCGCCCGTGAGCGCGAGGACTTATTCCCCGATGGCGCCGCCAGAGCGAGCAGCCACACCCCCAATTGAGGAGCACTAA
- the pyrF gene encoding orotidine-5'-phosphate decarboxylase: MVDFGARLESALGTFGQICLGIDPHPFLLEQWGLDDTAEGAQEFGLRAVDAAAGSVGVVKPQVAFFERHGGAGILALEQVVRAARDAGLLVIADAKRGDIGSTVEAYGQAWLSPGSPLEADAMTVVAYQGVESLRGVIDLAGASGKGLFILAATSNPEALATQTAEVRVGLHAGATVARQVVDEVGAFGTGAGLRSVGVVIGGNLVLDELGLDPATLAGTPILAPGYGEQGASLTDIAATFGVAAPGVIANVGRGVLKLGPQRLSDALLSAVDEVRGAL, encoded by the coding sequence GTGGTTGATTTCGGCGCGCGACTCGAATCCGCTCTCGGCACGTTCGGCCAGATCTGCCTCGGCATCGACCCCCACCCGTTCCTTCTGGAGCAGTGGGGCCTCGACGACACGGCCGAGGGCGCACAGGAGTTCGGCCTTCGGGCAGTGGATGCAGCGGCGGGCAGTGTTGGCGTCGTCAAGCCCCAGGTCGCCTTCTTCGAGCGCCATGGGGGAGCCGGCATCCTCGCTCTCGAACAGGTCGTTCGGGCGGCCAGGGATGCGGGTCTTCTCGTGATCGCGGACGCCAAGCGCGGAGACATCGGGAGCACCGTAGAGGCCTACGGCCAGGCCTGGCTCTCCCCGGGCTCACCACTCGAGGCGGATGCGATGACGGTCGTGGCCTACCAGGGAGTCGAGTCACTACGAGGCGTTATCGATCTGGCAGGAGCCTCGGGCAAGGGGCTCTTCATCCTCGCCGCCACGAGCAATCCCGAAGCGCTGGCCACCCAGACGGCCGAGGTGCGTGTCGGTTTACACGCTGGAGCAACTGTCGCTCGCCAGGTGGTGGACGAGGTCGGGGCGTTCGGCACAGGGGCCGGATTGCGTTCGGTCGGTGTCGTCATCGGCGGGAACCTCGTTCTCGACGAGCTCGGACTCGATCCCGCTACCCTGGCGGGCACTCCGATTCTCGCCCCGGGATACGGTGAGCAGGGTGCATCTCTCACGGACATCGCCGCGACCTTCGGCGTCGCGGCCCCCGGGGTCATCGCCAACGTGGGCCGCGGCGTGTTGAAGCTGGGCCCGCAGCGGCTGTCCGATGCGCTACTCTCCGCCGTCGACGAGGTCCGGGGGGCGTTGTGA